GAGGGCGCAGGGATCGCGCGCCAGAACGGCATCCTCGTCGACGAGTTCTGCCGGACGAGCATGCCGGATGTCTGGGCGGCGGGGGATGTCGCGAACTTCTGGCATCCAGGATTGCGGCGGCGCCTTCGCGTCGAGCATTATGAGAACGCCCAGCAGCAGGGGGTGCACGCCGCCCAATCGATGCTCGGCAAGGGCGTGCCCTACGCGCCGCTGCTCTCCTTCTGGTCGGACCAGTACGACCGCAACCTGCAGCTTGTCGGTCATCCTGAGCCGGAGGATCAGCTCGTCTGGCGCGGCCGCCCGCCGCACGAGCCGTGGGCGGTCTTCTTCCTTCGCGACGGCCGGCTCGCCGCCGCCTTGACGGTCAACATGGTGCGCGAGCAGGTCGCGGCCCGTCAGCTTATCCGGAAGGGCGTTGCTGTCGACCCGGCAGCGCTTGCCGATCCCGCCACTGACCTCCGTGCTCTCGCCCGCTCGCTCTAACGTTCGGAGGATCGATGTCCCACCCCGCTCAGCAGCTTCGCTTTGGCGTTAATCTCTCTACCTCGGCGACGGCTGGTGCCGACCCCGCGCGCGACGCCGTCCTTGCCGAACAGCTCGGCTTCGACCTCATCGCCTGCTCCGACCATCTCCACACCGCGTATCCGAACTTCGAGACGTGGACATTCCTAACGTGGGTCGCTGCCCAGACACGCCGGGTGATGATCCTCTCCAACGTGCTCGGCCTGCCCTATCGCCCGCCGGCGGTAATCGCCAAGATGGCGGAGTCGCTCCACCGGCTGTCGGGCGGCCGGATGATCTTGGGGCTTGGCGCTGGGGCGGTCGATGCTGAATTCGCCGCCTTCGGGCTGCCGGTGCGCTCGCCTGGCGAGAAGGTCGCCGCCCTCGAGGAGGCGCTCGACATCATTCAGGCGCTCTGGCGGGAGCCGAACGTCCGTTTCGCCGGGCGCCACTATGCGGTCGATGGCGCGACGATCACGCCCCGGCCGACAAGCGCGATCCCGATCTGGCTGGGGACGTATGGACCGAAGGCGGTGCGTCTAGCGGCTGAGCGCGCCGACGGCTGGGTGCCTTCTATGCCCTATCTGCCGCTTGCCAAAGCAGTCGAGAGACGGGCGCAGCTGCGCGAGGCGGCTGCTGCCGCCGGGCGGGACCCGGACGCGCTCACCTGCGCCTACAACATCACGGTTGGAGTGGGGCGCTTCACGCCGCGCGGCGAGACGATCGCCGGCGAGCCGCCGGAGGTTGCCGCCCGGCTTGCAGAGGTCGTCCGAGCAGGGTTCACCTTCCCCATCTTCTGGATCGTCGGCGATCAGCGGACCGGAATGGAGCGTCTGGCCGGCGAGGTGCTCCCCCGCGTGCGCGAGCTGGTCGGCGGCTGATCGCGCAGGAGTCATGCTGCGGCGCTCCCGCTGATCGCGGCCGCAGCCCCGTCCATTGCGAGTCCGTCCGCGGCGATGCCGACGCCCATCCCAACCGGCGACGCCGCCGCACCGGTGAGGCCGAAGCCGGCAAGGAACGGGCTGGCGACCCCCGCTGCCATCGCGTCGCCCGCCCCGGTTCCGACGAGCATCCCAGGGCACCACGCTCCCACCGCGCCGGCGACAGTCGCGCCGACCCGCCGCAGCCTCTCCGTGACGACGAGGGAAGGCGCAGGACGATCCGCTGGGCGATGCTGACGGCCCTCCCCTCGATCAGGACTGCCAGCCCGCCGCACGCAGGTGCAGGCGACGATGGCGGTCGGGGACGGGCCCAACGGCATCGCCGTCGACCCAGTCGCGACCATCGTCGACGCCATGGTCAGTGTCATCAACGGCGCGACCGGTGCCATCATCGGCCAGCCCGCCGTCGGCAACAGCCCGTTCGGGGGCGCCTCCTTGCCGAGAATGCCCTACGCCGCAGTCAGTTGCCGAGTGGAGGGGCGCCAGCCGGACAAGCCTGCACGTCGGTCCCGCAACGCTCGTCATGCAACTGAACCGCGGTGATCTCTGGATGACCGCCTCGAGCGTCCAGGTCACGCGCCAGAACCCCGGCGGTCAGCAGTCGACCGCGTTCAGCAACGCGATCGTTCAACCGACGGTGACCGCGCTCCCAAAATCCTGCGCCGCAGATTGCCGGGTTCCAGCCGCCAAGCGCGCCGGTCGAGCCGGGAGGAGCGCATCTCGTCATGAGTTGACGGAGTGCCGCGCTAGGCCCGCTATTTCGGCGGTTCGGCGGGAGGAAACTGAGTGTCACGCTCATTCCTAGCGACCTAAGCGCTCCCGACACCATCGACGTGCAGGCGAGTACTCCTGCGCCTGGCGGCAGCCCGTCGAACGCTACTCTCTAACTGGTCGTGGCCGTTCCATAGGGCTCCTTTGCGCCGAGCGTGCCCAGCTTCGTCGCGCTTGGCGCCGAGGAAGAGAGCGGAAAAGGTATACATTCTGCGTGGATTCAGGCAAGATCACGCCCACAACCTGTCGCGAAGGAGGCTGTGTCCATGGGCCGGAATGGGCTCGCGCTCGCTGCCTGTGCTGCGCTGATCCTTGCCGCTTGCGCTCCTCCTGCTCCCTCTGCTGCCCCGGCGCCGGGCGGAACGGCGACCGCCGACGAGCAGCGCGACGATCAGCAGGTCCTCCGCATCGGTGCTGCCGGCCTGATTGCGCACCCGACGCCCTGGTCAACCGGCGGCAACGCCTACATGCTCTGGACCCTGTATGACAACCTCATCTCGCTCGGGAAGGACTACACGCCGCGGCCGTCGATCGCCGAACGCTGGGAGCTGCTTCCAGACAACACGACGTGGCGTTTTTTCATCCGGCGCGATATGACGTGGCCGAACGGCGAGAAGCTGACGGCTGCCGACGTTGAGTTCACGATGAACCAAGTGATCGAGAAGAATTGGCCCCAGCGTGCGCCGTTTGCCTCGATCACGGGCGCGCGGCTCGTCGATGAGTACACGGTCGACTTCATCGCGCGGCAGACCGACCAGTCGATCCCGAATGCGAGCCAACAGCTCTGGATTGTCCCCAAGCGCTATCTTGAACAAGTCGGCGACCGCGAGTTCGTGCTCAGGCCGATGGGGTCCGGACCGTACGAACTGGTGGAGTTTCGCGCAACAGACATCCTGCGCGTGCGAAAAAAGAGCACGCCGCATCCGTTCCGCCGCGCGATCGCGGATGAGCTGATTATTCGCCAGATCCCCGAGAACTCCCAGGTGGTTGCCGGGCTGCGAACGGGCGACCTCGATATCGCTTCCTCGCGCAACCTCACGGCCGAACAGGCAGACACGCTCAAGGCGGCGGGCCTCGTTGTCTTGGCGAACCCCGGCTCGAACATCGCCGGCATCATGCTCCAAGGACGCGCCGAAACGGAGAACACGCCGCTCCGTGACCGGCGGGTGCGCCTTGCGGTCAATTACGCCGTTGACCGCGCCTCGATCGCCCGCGCCATCTATCGCGACTACGGCCAACCGACGGGACAGCTGGCGTTTCCGGGGACACTTTACCACGACCCAGCGGTTCCGCCGTTCCCCTTCGACCCGGCGCGCGCTCGCCAGCTGCTCGCGGAAGCCGGGTATCCGAATGGGTTCAGGCTGCCTTGCGGGATCGACTTCACCCTGTCGATGACTCCCTCCGACTTGGTGGTTGCGGTGCAGAGCAACCTGCGTCAGGTGGGCATCGAGGTGGAGGTCAATCAGCTGGAACTGACCGAGTACGTCGACAAAGCGTATGGCCGGAAGCAGCAGTGCGACATGATGTTCGGCGGCACCGCAGACTTCCTCGGTTTTGGGCCGAGCCGGGTGTTCCAAGGCTGCGGGAAGCCGGCAGGGGGCGGTCCCGGCACGACGTGGTACTGCAACCCGGAATGGGACCGGCTGATGGACCTTGCCTATGCCGAGCGGGATCTCCAGAAGCGGATCGAGTATGCGCGGCAGGCCAACGCTATCCAGCGGCAGGACAGCTACTTGCTCTTCATGCTGAATGCGCCAAGCTTCATCGCCTACTCGCCGAAGATCCGCGGGATGAATATTGAACTGTCGTTCATCTACAACTTCGACAGTGTCTACCGGGTGAGATAGGACGCAGCCACGCCGTCTCTTGCGGACTGCCCGACGGCAGTGAGACTGGCGCTGTGCCTGTCAAGCGCGGGGTGAAAGGGGCGGCCGGGATACGGCCTCAGCCGCTTTTCACGAGCGGGGGCGCAGTGCTGCCGGATGACGGTCCCGCGATCGCTTCGACGTTGAGCATGTGGTCGGGGCAGGCGAGCGGTGCGATGCTCTCGCCGCGCTGAAGTCGGGTGACTGACTGGTAGCCGTTCTGGGCGGGGAGGCGGAGGATGATCGGTCGGCCCGCATCGAGGTCGGCGACCCAGTAGTCGGGGACGCCGGCCGCCGCGTCAGCGCTCGCCTTGTAGCCGCTGTCGAGGGCGAAGGTCATGTCGGCAACTCGATGACAAGCAGGGCATCCTGCGCCCGAAATCCGGCCTTTTAGGAAACAGACGCCGCTCTCCGGGTGGTAGAGGAAAAGGTTGGGAACGAAATACTGCGTCGCGCTAACGCGCATGTCGCTTTGGACTTGGACGAACGCTCGGCCGTCCACCTACGCATGGAAGAGGGTCGCGAAGCGGCCAAGTCGCAGGATCTGCTGATTGCCGAGCGCTGCCATTTCCATGGAGTTCCGCCGGTCTTCGGTGCGAAAGAAGCCCAGCTCGCCCATGCGCTGAAACCCGTCGGCAGTGAGGAGGCGCGGCTTGGCGGGGCTGCTCATGGCTGCTCCGCTGGCCCGAGGATGGCCTCGACGGGGACAGTAAGGTCGGGGAGGGCGAGCGGGGCGACGGTCTCGCCGCGCTGAAGTCGGGTGACTGACTGGTAGCCGCTCTGGGCGGGGAGACGGAGGATGATCAGTTGGCCCGCATCGAGGTCGGCGACCCAGTAGTCTCGGATGCCGGCCTTGGCATAGGCGGCGGCTTTGGGGCCGAGGTCGTACTCGAGCGAATGGACAGCGACTTCGACAAGTAGCAAGACATCTTCAGCGGTGGGAGTTGCGCGGGCATAGAAATCGGCGCGCGGTCGGAGGAGCGCAACATCCGGCTGCGGTTCGTTCAAGTCATCCAGCCGGATAGGATCCTGGACGCTGACGATGACATCTTCAGGGACGCGGCGGCCGAAAAAGTGATTGGTCCGTTTCACTGCTGCCGCATGGCTATCGCTGACCGGGGTCATCGCAACTACGATCCCATCGAGGAGCTCGGTCCGCTCGTCAGGTCGCAGTATCCCCACCCGTCCCATCCGATGGTACTCGGCGACCGTGAAGCGTCGGGGGCGCGGTTCAGCTGCGGCGCGTTGGGATGCGAGGGTCATCGTCCCTCCGTTCTAGGGCCGAGGACGGCCTCGACGGGGACAGTAAGGTCGGGGAGGGCGAGCGGCGCGATGCTCTCGCTGCACTGGTTGACTTGGACGGTGCGGTGGCCGCGCGGCGCCGGGTCGCGGCACACCGTGCTCCAGCCCCCGTTCAGGGCCGAGGCCCCGTACTCGGGGACGCCTTTGCGAACGCGGTCGCGCTGGAGGGAGGTGTCAGCGATCTCGATGACAAGCCGCCTGCCCTCGGCGGCCGGGGCCATGCCGGCGCAGGGATCGTCCCGCCCGGCGAGGAGAGCAAGACCCGGCTGGGGCACATTGCGCAGGCCAAGCACGTCCGCGTTGTGCGGGCGTGCCACAGCGCGGTTGCCGAGCGCTTGAACGAAGTCGCGCGTGCCGCGATTGACGGAGCTCATGGGCGGCGGGGTAAGCGGGGGCGTTTCGACGCTCTCCCCTTCCGGCAGTTCGCTGCGTTCGTCCTCGTCGAGGATGCCGGCATCGAACTGCTGCTGGAACCCCCGGACCGTGAACTGGCGCCGCTTGCCGTTGGTGACCATCGCTCACACCTTGGCCTTCCAGAGCGTGCCTTGGGGCGTGTCCTCGAGCGCAATGCCCAGTTCTGCCAGCCGATCACGAATGCGGTCGGCGAGGGCAAACTGCTTGGCCGCGCGGAGGTCGCGCCGGACGTCGATTAGGAGCTCCACAAACGGCGCTGCGCCGGCGGTCTTCGTCGGCGGCGGAAGGAACTGGAGGCCAAAAACTCCGCCCCCAAGCTCAAGAAGGAGCGCCCGCGCGCCCGCGATCGACTGTCTTGCTTCGCGCCGCCGATTCAGTTCGCGGACGAGGTCGAACAGGATCGCCTTGCCGGCAGCGACATTGAAATCGTCATCCATGGCAGCGATAAAGCGGTCACGCCAAGGGTCCGGGTCGAAGTCGTCTGGCCCGCCGGGGTCGGCCGCCGCGACCGCCCGGCGAATGTAGTCGGCCTCGCGCTCCGCTGCCGGCAAGCTGTCCTCGGTGTAGGTGAGCGGCCGGCGATAGTTCGAGCCAAGGAAAAAGAGGCGGAGAGCGTCGGCGCTGAAGCGATCGAGGATCTCGCGAATGGGGATCAGGTTGCCGAGCGACTTGCTCATCTTCTCGCCGCCCAGCTGCAGCAGGCCGTTGTGCAGCCAGTAGCGGACAAACGGGGGGCGCTCCGAGATCGCCTCTGACTGCGCGCGCTCGTTCTCATGGTGCGGAAAGATCAGGTCGGCGCCGCCGCCATGAATGTCGATCTGCTCGCCGAGGTAGCGCGCGCTCATCACCGAGCATTCGATATGCCACCCTGGCCGGCCGGGACCCCATG
Above is a window of Dehalococcoidia bacterium DNA encoding:
- the cysS gene encoding cysteine--tRNA ligase, whose protein sequence is MRVTNTLTGEKELFQPAHDPVRMYVCGVTPYAPSHIGHAMSYVQFDVIRRYLEYRGYRVRYVQNFTDIDDKIIARAAEAGIAASELAEQQIVEYFRDMDALGIRRADIYPRATGEVPGIIAAVQTLIAKGMAYEAGGDVYFRVRKFPSYGALSHRTLEGMRAGARIEVGEQKEDPLDFALWKAAKPGEPAWESPWGPGRPGWHIECSVMSARYLGEQIDIHGGGADLIFPHHENERAQSEAISERPPFVRYWLHNGLLQLGGEKMSKSLGNLIPIREILDRFSADALRLFFLGSNYRRPLTYTEDSLPAAEREADYIRRAVAAADPGGPDDFDPDPWRDRFIAAMDDDFNVAAGKAILFDLVRELNRRREARQSIAGARALLLELGGGVFGLQFLPPPTKTAGAAPFVELLIDVRRDLRAAKQFALADRIRDRLAELGIALEDTPQGTLWKAKV
- a CDS encoding LLM class flavin-dependent oxidoreductase yields the protein MSHPAQQLRFGVNLSTSATAGADPARDAVLAEQLGFDLIACSDHLHTAYPNFETWTFLTWVAAQTRRVMILSNVLGLPYRPPAVIAKMAESLHRLSGGRMILGLGAGAVDAEFAAFGLPVRSPGEKVAALEEALDIIQALWREPNVRFAGRHYAVDGATITPRPTSAIPIWLGTYGPKAVRLAAERADGWVPSMPYLPLAKAVERRAQLREAAAAAGRDPDALTCAYNITVGVGRFTPRGETIAGEPPEVAARLAEVVRAGFTFPIFWIVGDQRTGMERLAGEVLPRVRELVGG
- a CDS encoding Uma2 family endonuclease, whose product is MDGRAFVQVQSDMRVSATQYFVPNLFLYHPESGVCFLKGRISGAGCPACHRVADMTFALDSGYKASADAAAGVPDYWVADLDAGRPIILRLPAQNGYQSVTRLQRGESIAPLACPDHMLNVEAIAGPSSGSTAPPLVKSG
- a CDS encoding ABC transporter substrate-binding protein, which encodes MGRNGLALAACAALILAACAPPAPSAAPAPGGTATADEQRDDQQVLRIGAAGLIAHPTPWSTGGNAYMLWTLYDNLISLGKDYTPRPSIAERWELLPDNTTWRFFIRRDMTWPNGEKLTAADVEFTMNQVIEKNWPQRAPFASITGARLVDEYTVDFIARQTDQSIPNASQQLWIVPKRYLEQVGDREFVLRPMGSGPYELVEFRATDILRVRKKSTPHPFRRAIADELIIRQIPENSQVVAGLRTGDLDIASSRNLTAEQADTLKAAGLVVLANPGSNIAGIMLQGRAETENTPLRDRRVRLAVNYAVDRASIARAIYRDYGQPTGQLAFPGTLYHDPAVPPFPFDPARARQLLAEAGYPNGFRLPCGIDFTLSMTPSDLVVAVQSNLRQVGIEVEVNQLELTEYVDKAYGRKQQCDMMFGGTADFLGFGPSRVFQGCGKPAGGGPGTTWYCNPEWDRLMDLAYAERDLQKRIEYARQANAIQRQDSYLLFMLNAPSFIAYSPKIRGMNIELSFIYNFDSVYRVR
- a CDS encoding Uma2 family endonuclease, producing the protein MVTNGKRRQFTVRGFQQQFDAGILDEDERSELPEGESVETPPLTPPPMSSVNRGTRDFVQALGNRAVARPHNADVLGLRNVPQPGLALLAGRDDPCAGMAPAAEGRRLVIEIADTSLQRDRVRKGVPEYGASALNGGWSTVCRDPAPRGHRTVQVNQCSESIAPLALPDLTVPVEAVLGPRTEGR
- a CDS encoding Uma2 family endonuclease: MTLASQRAAAEPRPRRFTVAEYHRMGRVGILRPDERTELLDGIVVAMTPVSDSHAAAVKRTNHFFGRRVPEDVIVSVQDPIRLDDLNEPQPDVALLRPRADFYARATPTAEDVLLLVEVAVHSLEYDLGPKAAAYAKAGIRDYWVADLDAGQLIILRLPAQSGYQSVTRLQRGETVAPLALPDLTVPVEAILGPAEQP